A genomic segment from Panthera tigris isolate Pti1 chromosome A1, P.tigris_Pti1_mat1.1, whole genome shotgun sequence encodes:
- the HNRNPAB gene encoding heterogeneous nuclear ribonucleoprotein A/B isoform X2: MSEAGEEQPMETTGATENGHEAAPEGESPAGAGTGAAAGAGGGSAAPPAGNQNGAEGDQINASKNEEDAGKMFVGGLSWDTSKKDLKDYFTKFGEVVDCTIKMDPNTGRSRGFGFILFKDAASVEKVLDQKEHRLDGRVIDPKKAMAMKKDPVKKIFVGGLNPEATEEKIREYFGEFGEIEAIELPMDPKTNKRRGFVFITFKEEEPVKKVLEKKFHTISGSKCEIKVAQPKEVYQQQQYGSGGRGNRNRGNRGSGGGGGSGGQGSTNYGKSQRRGGHQNNYKPY; the protein is encoded by the exons ATGTCGGAAGCGGGTGAGGAGCAGCCCATGGAGACCACGGGCGCCACCGAGAACGGACACGAGGCCGCCCCCGAAGGCGAGTCGCCGGCGGGGGCGGGCACCGGGGCCGCGGCGGGCGCCGGAGGCGGGAGCGCGGCGCCCCCGGCCGGCAACCAGAACGGCGCCGAGGGCGACCAGATCAACGCCAGCAAGAACGAGGAGGACGCGGG AAAAATGTTCGTTGGTGGCCTGAGCTGGGATACCAGCAAAAAAGACCTAAAGGATTATTTTACCAAATTTGGAGAGGTCGTTGACTGTACAATAAAAATGGACCCAAACACTGGCCGGTCAAGAGGGTTTGGGTTTATCCTCTTCAAAGATGCAGCCAGTGTGGAGAAG GTCCTAGACCAGAAGGAACACAGACTGGATGGCCGTGTCATTGACCCCAAAAAGGCAATGGCCATGAAGAAGGACCCggtaaagaaaatttttgtggGGGGTCTGAATCCTGAAGCCACTGAGGAGAAGATCAGAGAATACTTTGGCGAGTTTGGGGAG ATTGAGGCCATTGAGCTTCCAATGGATCCAAAAACGAACAAAAGACGAGGCTTTGTTTTCATCACCTTCAAAGAAGAGGAACCTGTGAAGAAGGTTCTGGAGAAAAAGTTCCACACCATCAGTGGAAGTAAG TGTGAAATCAAGGTGGCCCAGCCCAAAGAGGTGTATCAGCAGCAGCAGTATGGCTCTGGGGGCCGCGGGAACCGCAACCGAGGGAACCGAGGCAGTGGCGGTGGTGGCGGAAGCGGAG GTCAGGGTAGTACAAATTACGGGAAGAGCCAGCGACGCGGTGGCCATCAGAATAACTACAAGCCGTACTGA
- the HNRNPAB gene encoding heterogeneous nuclear ribonucleoprotein A/B isoform X1, which produces MSEAGEEQPMETTGATENGHEAAPEGESPAGAGTGAAAGAGGGSAAPPAGNQNGAEGDQINASKNEEDAGKMFVGGLSWDTSKKDLKDYFTKFGEVVDCTIKMDPNTGRSRGFGFILFKDAASVEKVLDQKEHRLDGRVIDPKKAMAMKKDPVKKIFVGGLNPEATEEKIREYFGEFGEIEAIELPMDPKTNKRRGFVFITFKEEEPVKKVLEKKFHTISGSKCEIKVAQPKEVYQQQQYGSGGRGNRNRGNRGSGGGGGSGGQSQSWNQGYGNYWNQGYGYQQGYGPGYGGYDYSPYGYYGYGPGYDYSQGSTNYGKSQRRGGHQNNYKPY; this is translated from the exons ATGTCGGAAGCGGGTGAGGAGCAGCCCATGGAGACCACGGGCGCCACCGAGAACGGACACGAGGCCGCCCCCGAAGGCGAGTCGCCGGCGGGGGCGGGCACCGGGGCCGCGGCGGGCGCCGGAGGCGGGAGCGCGGCGCCCCCGGCCGGCAACCAGAACGGCGCCGAGGGCGACCAGATCAACGCCAGCAAGAACGAGGAGGACGCGGG AAAAATGTTCGTTGGTGGCCTGAGCTGGGATACCAGCAAAAAAGACCTAAAGGATTATTTTACCAAATTTGGAGAGGTCGTTGACTGTACAATAAAAATGGACCCAAACACTGGCCGGTCAAGAGGGTTTGGGTTTATCCTCTTCAAAGATGCAGCCAGTGTGGAGAAG GTCCTAGACCAGAAGGAACACAGACTGGATGGCCGTGTCATTGACCCCAAAAAGGCAATGGCCATGAAGAAGGACCCggtaaagaaaatttttgtggGGGGTCTGAATCCTGAAGCCACTGAGGAGAAGATCAGAGAATACTTTGGCGAGTTTGGGGAG ATTGAGGCCATTGAGCTTCCAATGGATCCAAAAACGAACAAAAGACGAGGCTTTGTTTTCATCACCTTCAAAGAAGAGGAACCTGTGAAGAAGGTTCTGGAGAAAAAGTTCCACACCATCAGTGGAAGTAAG TGTGAAATCAAGGTGGCCCAGCCCAAAGAGGTGTATCAGCAGCAGCAGTATGGCTCTGGGGGCCGCGGGAACCGCAACCGAGGGAACCGAGGCAGTGGCGGTGGTGGCGGAAGCGGAG GTCAGAGTCAGAGTTGGAATCAGGGCTACGGCAACTACTGGAACCAGGGCTACGGCTACCAGCAGGGCTACGGGCCCGGCTATGGCGGCTACGACTACTCGCCCTATGGCTATTACGGCTACGGCCCCGGCTACGACTACA GTCAGGGTAGTACAAATTACGGGAAGAGCCAGCGACGCGGTGGCCATCAGAATAACTACAAGCCGTACTGA